In a single window of the Verrucomicrobiales bacterium genome:
- a CDS encoding DUF2249 domain-containing protein, with protein MMPPLSQFKRLDVRPLLARGEEPLGLIRERVAALPAGHGLIVVAPFLPSPLIELMKSQGFQSRLERGTGTDWIVYFWAEVA; from the coding sequence ATGATGCCTCCTTTGAGTCAGTTTAAGCGGTTGGATGTCCGTCCTCTTCTTGCCCGCGGCGAGGAGCCCCTTGGGCTTATCCGGGAGCGAGTGGCGGCGTTACCTGCGGGGCATGGTTTGATCGTGGTTGCCCCCTTCCTGCCCAGTCCGCTCATTGAGCTGATGAAATCCCAGGGGTTTCAGTCCCGGCTCGAACGCGGCACGGGGACTGATTGGATCGTTTACTTCTGGGCTGAAGTGGCTTAA